A genomic region of Deltaproteobacteria bacterium contains the following coding sequences:
- a CDS encoding DUF2892 domain-containing protein, with product MKCNLATWDRILRFLLGVLTLAYAIAGGPPWLFLGIYFIFTAAWGFCALYAFFRIQTLKGNVSREFFKK from the coding sequence ATGAAATGTAATCTAGCTACTTGGGACCGCATTTTAAGATTTCTCCTAGGAGTTTTGACTCTTGCCTACGCCATTGCTGGCGGCCCTCCATGGCTTTTTCTTGGAATTTATTTTATTTTTACCGCCGCGTGGGGATTTTGCGCCCTCTACGCTTTTTTTAGGATTCAGACTCTAAAAGGCAATGTTT